A region from the Desulfomarina profundi genome encodes:
- a CDS encoding D-2-hydroxyacid dehydrogenase, whose protein sequence is MKTVFLDTEGLNDLSFEALREECSSFRQYSQTPPEKVIERIKDTELIILNKVKINRKHLQHCPSLKLICLVATGTDVVDLQAAKQHNITVCNCQAYGTDSVAQHVFASLLALFTNLLSYERSVRKGSWQKASQFCYLDYPITELRGKTMGIIGYGNNGRRVAELARAFGMRVEIGRRPGSSDSARPTLRELAPALDVLTLHCPLTPETRNLVNDEILALMKPTAFLINTARGGIVDEEALLASLKNGKLAGAATDVLTVEPPVHSNPLIDAQLPNLIITPHVAWASREAREEIIHQTLENIKNFKNGHPIRTV, encoded by the coding sequence ATGAAGACAGTTTTTCTGGATACGGAAGGCTTGAACGATCTGTCCTTTGAAGCGCTGCGTGAAGAGTGCAGCTCTTTTCGACAGTACAGTCAAACTCCCCCCGAAAAGGTAATTGAACGGATAAAAGATACCGAACTTATCATCCTCAACAAGGTGAAAATCAACCGGAAACACCTGCAGCACTGTCCATCTCTCAAACTGATCTGCCTAGTTGCCACAGGAACCGATGTGGTGGATCTTCAGGCAGCAAAACAGCATAACATCACTGTCTGCAACTGCCAGGCATACGGCACAGACTCTGTTGCTCAGCATGTTTTTGCCTCCCTCCTGGCTCTTTTTACCAACCTGCTCTCCTACGAAAGAAGTGTCAGAAAGGGTAGCTGGCAGAAAGCCAGCCAGTTCTGCTACCTGGATTATCCAATCACTGAACTGAGGGGCAAGACCATGGGGATAATCGGTTACGGTAATAACGGTAGAAGAGTGGCGGAACTCGCAAGAGCTTTCGGTATGCGGGTAGAGATCGGACGTCGTCCAGGCAGCAGTGACTCTGCTAGACCAACCCTCAGAGAACTGGCTCCGGCACTTGACGTCCTTACCCTCCACTGTCCACTGACACCTGAAACCAGGAACCTGGTAAACGATGAGATCCTTGCCCTGATGAAACCGACGGCTTTTCTGATAAATACGGCCAGGGGCGGTATTGTCGATGAAGAAGCCCTTCTGGCATCCCTGAAGAACGGTAAACTTGCTGGAGCAGCCACCGATGTGCTGACCGTTGAGCCACCTGTCCATTCCAACCCGCTCATTGATGCACAACTACCCAACTTAATCATCACTCCCCATGTTGCCTGGGCCAGCAGGGAGGCACGGGAGGAAATAATACACCAGACCCTGGAAAATATTAAAAATTTCAAAAATGGACATCCGATCAGAACAGTTTAA
- a CDS encoding AF1514 family protein, with translation MTDVLALLENEYTTLVAWNDREQDIHSPRCLKCEFEDAPGWEVYGRNHGGRLRISINNDRFVLIYS, from the coding sequence ATGACTGATGTCCTCGCTCTGTTGGAAAATGAATATACTACCCTGGTCGCCTGGAATGACCGGGAACAGGATATCCATTCTCCCCGGTGTCTGAAATGCGAATTTGAGGATGCGCCGGGTTGGGAAGTTTATGGTCGCAATCATGGTGGCCGGCTCCGAATCAGCATAAACAATGACCGATTTGTTCTGATTTACAGTTGA
- a CDS encoding DsrE family protein, with amino-acid sequence MANFLFVLRSNDFEKATRCFQFAKIAHSKGHQVNLFLIDGGVDWAVKEKDGSQQTTTGDCVNDYLPYLVENEVQTGVCTPAQKTGSWMKLNSIPIWPWMAAPPYRHGGRGKGFQFLNFSDPMKLRQIEFHGQSGFPLHLHQLVKEYNYAESSHNSGRYKPRF; translated from the coding sequence ATGGCAAATTTTCTTTTTGTTCTCAGGTCCAACGATTTTGAAAAGGCAACCCGCTGTTTTCAGTTCGCAAAAATAGCCCACTCAAAAGGCCATCAGGTCAACCTCTTTCTTATTGATGGGGGTGTGGACTGGGCGGTAAAGGAGAAAGATGGATCCCAGCAGACAACCACAGGTGACTGTGTCAACGACTACCTTCCCTATCTCGTAGAAAACGAGGTGCAGACCGGGGTATGTACCCCTGCGCAAAAAACAGGAAGCTGGATGAAGCTCAATTCCATTCCAATATGGCCCTGGATGGCGGCCCCACCTTATCGACATGGCGGCCGAGGCAAAGGTTTTCAATTTTTAAATTTTTCAGATCCCATGAAACTCAGGCAGATTGAGTTTCATGGGCAATCAGGTTTTCCTCTCCATCTCCACCAGTTAGTGAAAGAATACAATTATGCAGAAAGTTCACATAACTCTGGAAGGTATAAACCCAGATTTTGA
- a CDS encoding universal stress protein → MKDITKIVVPIDLDRHTKKLVEFSVYVAEKFSAGIRFIHVVENIATGDMMIGSPSFEPIYEEQARKAKIAVDGIIEDNRTVVGDMDGVVIRGDIVEEVVKYADTEDAGLLIIGTHGARGLERILLGSVAERVLKSVHCPTLTMNPYK, encoded by the coding sequence ATGAAAGATATTACAAAAATTGTTGTTCCTATTGATTTGGACCGTCATACCAAAAAACTCGTTGAATTTTCGGTCTATGTTGCGGAAAAATTCTCCGCCGGGATCAGGTTCATTCATGTTGTGGAAAATATCGCCACGGGTGACATGATGATAGGAAGCCCCTCGTTTGAACCAATTTATGAGGAGCAGGCGAGAAAAGCCAAAATTGCTGTTGACGGTATCATTGAAGACAACAGGACAGTCGTGGGGGACATGGATGGCGTCGTCATACGAGGTGACATTGTTGAAGAAGTTGTCAAATATGCTGACACTGAAGACGCGGGCCTTCTCATCATCGGAACACATGGAGCCAGAGGTCTTGAGAGAATTCTCCTCGGCAGTGTGGCGGAACGGGTATTAAAGAGCGTTCATTGCCCGACCCTGACAATGAATCCATATAAATAG
- a CDS encoding pyridoxal-dependent decarboxylase — protein MDDSDEKYRIKNSVTEDSVLEKLMTIIRDYYLTRREGCFLDYKSPEDLARILDLDKADENGNWNEIFNWVETYLAYSLKTHHPSFVNRMWVGANLPSIVGEIVTAVTNTSACTYESAPVSTLMEKYMISTMLELVGFVNGEGQMTTGSSNANMIAMMAARNSCEKRVKFEGLFGQKRFFGFVGADAHYSMDKAANILGIGINQLVKIP, from the coding sequence ATGGATGACTCAGACGAAAAATATCGCATAAAAAACAGTGTCACGGAAGACAGTGTTTTGGAGAAATTGATGACAATAATCCGGGACTATTATTTAACCAGAAGAGAAGGATGCTTTCTGGACTACAAATCCCCGGAGGATCTTGCCCGCATTCTGGACCTTGATAAAGCCGATGAAAATGGAAACTGGAATGAGATTTTCAACTGGGTTGAGACGTATCTGGCGTATTCCCTGAAAACCCATCATCCGTCATTTGTCAACAGAATGTGGGTGGGAGCCAATCTGCCTTCCATCGTGGGTGAAATTGTAACCGCGGTGACCAATACGTCTGCCTGTACCTACGAGTCTGCTCCTGTATCCACCCTGATGGAAAAATACATGATTTCCACCATGCTGGAGCTGGTGGGTTTTGTCAACGGGGAAGGGCAGATGACCACGGGGTCCAGCAATGCCAATATGATCGCCATGATGGCGGCCAGGAACAGCTGTGAAAAGCGTGTTAAATTTGAAGGCTTATTCGGGCAGAAAAGGTTTTTCGGTTTCGTTGGTGCCGATGCCCATTATTCCATGGACAAGGCGGCCAATATTCTCGGGATCGGTATAAATCAGCTGGTAAAAATACCCTGA
- a CDS encoding iron-sulfur cluster assembly scaffold protein, whose protein sequence is MNDAEFDAIVNKIQEEVFAEARNALGVKGFDRWRNPRFCGKMTDSDGFARVKGSCGDTMEMYIKVEGERLREVSYTTDGCGSSSVAGSFTAELATGRSIEEVFDLSGADVLKEIGSFPEAEEHCAYLAVKTLQEALNAYMVAQTKKGKLKELNHINIDHCS, encoded by the coding sequence ATGAACGATGCGGAATTTGATGCCATCGTCAATAAAATCCAGGAAGAGGTTTTTGCCGAGGCCAGGAATGCCCTGGGAGTAAAGGGTTTTGACCGGTGGCGTAATCCTCGATTCTGTGGAAAAATGACGGACTCCGACGGTTTTGCCAGAGTGAAGGGCAGTTGTGGCGATACCATGGAAATGTATATCAAGGTTGAAGGTGAGCGGCTTCGTGAGGTCAGCTACACAACTGATGGATGCGGTTCCAGTTCCGTGGCAGGTTCCTTTACTGCGGAACTGGCGACCGGCAGGAGTATTGAAGAGGTTTTCGACCTCAGCGGGGCCGATGTATTAAAGGAGATCGGTTCATTCCCCGAAGCTGAAGAACACTGTGCCTACTTGGCAGTTAAAACTCTTCAGGAAGCTTTGAATGCATACATGGTGGCACAGACTAAAAAAGGGAAACTGAAAGAATTAAATCATATCAACATTGACCATTGTTCATGA
- a CDS encoding NifB/NifX family molybdenum-iron cluster-binding protein translates to MAKVRIAVPSEGEGGLDGKRAGHFGHCDVFTLIDVEDGEIKEVSILPNKEHVQGGCMVPVNLLAEHKVQQLVVGGIGMRPLMGFQQVGIDVYHDAERIDIRPVVEDMIAGKVPVIQNDQVCGGGGGH, encoded by the coding sequence ATGGCAAAGGTACGTATAGCAGTTCCATCCGAAGGTGAAGGCGGTCTTGACGGGAAGCGTGCGGGGCATTTTGGTCACTGTGATGTGTTTACCCTGATAGACGTGGAAGATGGTGAAATTAAGGAGGTCTCAATCCTGCCGAACAAGGAACATGTCCAGGGTGGATGCATGGTGCCCGTAAATTTGCTGGCGGAGCATAAGGTGCAGCAACTTGTAGTGGGTGGAATCGGAATGCGGCCTTTGATGGGCTTTCAGCAGGTGGGAATTGATGTATACCATGATGCTGAACGGATTGATATCAGACCGGTGGTGGAGGATATGATTGCCGGTAAGGTTCCGGTTATTCAAAATGATCAGGTTTGTGGTGGTGGAGGTGGTCATTGA
- a CDS encoding pyridoxal-dependent decarboxylase, whose translation MEITELERRLDAVVAEDGIPFFVAATAGTTVRGAYDPIEPLLKLRDKYQFWLHVDGAWGGAAVMSEKLRKQYLSGLECADSFTWDFHKMLGRHSCAIFC comes from the coding sequence ATGGAAATTACCGAATTAGAACGGAGGCTTGATGCTGTGGTGGCCGAAGATGGTATTCCTTTTTTTGTCGCTGCCACGGCAGGTACAACGGTCAGAGGAGCTTATGATCCCATTGAGCCGCTCCTGAAGCTGAGAGATAAATATCAATTCTGGCTCCATGTGGATGGAGCCTGGGGTGGCGCTGCAGTGATGAGTGAAAAACTGCGAAAACAATACCTTTCCGGCCTGGAATGTGCTGACTCATTTACCTGGGATTTCCATAAAATGCTGGGGCGGCACTCATGTGCAATATTCTGCTGA
- a CDS encoding pyridoxal-dependent decarboxylase gives MCNILLINNRSHTFGTVLAAGDGSYLFRNEHGNEVEDLGTVSLQCGRRVDSLKWFLDWKYFGRKGFEKRIENYLELCEYAEKWIRNSPDLELVVPRTSFNVCFRFKVDPVQINSFNLELRTRLYKQGKSLVGIAYIDGNLVLRLLITNSASGRQDIDLFFATLVETGHSILQEGWNQKR, from the coding sequence ATGTGCAATATTCTGCTGATCAATAACCGGAGCCACACGTTTGGAACTGTGCTGGCGGCAGGAGACGGCAGCTACCTCTTTCGGAATGAACATGGAAATGAGGTAGAGGACCTGGGGACTGTTTCACTCCAGTGTGGTCGGCGGGTTGACAGCCTGAAGTGGTTCCTTGACTGGAAGTATTTTGGTCGGAAAGGATTTGAAAAACGGATTGAAAACTACCTGGAACTGTGTGAATACGCTGAGAAATGGATAAGAAACAGTCCGGATCTGGAGCTGGTTGTACCGCGAACATCGTTCAATGTCTGTTTCAGGTTCAAGGTGGATCCGGTCCAGATTAACAGCTTTAACCTGGAATTGAGAACTCGTCTTTACAAACAGGGCAAAAGCCTGGTGGGTATTGCTTATATCGACGGGAATCTGGTACTGAGGCTTTTGATCACTAATTCTGCTTCTGGCAGACAGGATATTGATTTATTTTTTGCCACATTGGTGGAAACGGGTCACTCGATTCTTCAGGAAGGATGGAATCAAAAAAGGTGA